One region of Mus pahari chromosome 16, PAHARI_EIJ_v1.1, whole genome shotgun sequence genomic DNA includes:
- the LOC110333927 gene encoding cathepsin 8 isoform X1, whose translation MGPAVLLAILCLTVAEVTQSSDPSLDSEWQEWKIKYDKNYSLEEDGQKRAVWEENMKLVKQHNIEYDQGKKNFTMDVNIFGDMTGEEYRKMLTDIPVPNLRKKKSIRQPIAGYLPKFVDWRRRGYVTSVKNQGTCNSCWAFSVAGAIEGQMFRKTGKLIPLSPQNLLDCSRLEGNFGCFKGSTFFALKYVWKNGGLEAESTYPYEGREGHCRYLPERSAARITGFSFVSNTEEDLMRAVATIGPISVGIDARHESFRFYRGGIYYEPKCSSNIINHSVLVVGYGYEGKESDGYKYWLIKNSHGERWGMNGYMKLARGWNNHCGIAKYALYPRV comes from the exons ATGGGTCCTGCTGTCTTGCTGGCCATCCTGTGCTTGACAGTGGCTGAAGTCACTCAATCATCTGATCCCAGTTTGGATTCTGAATGGCAGGAATGGAAGATAAAATACGACAAAAACTACAGCCTG GAGGAAGACGGACAGAAGAGAGCAGTATGGGAAGAAAACATGAAGCTGGTCAAACAGCATAACATTGAATATGATCAGGGAAAGAAAAACTTCACCATGGATGTCAATATCTTCGGTGACATG ACTGGTGAGGAATACAGGAAAATGCTGACTGATATTCCAGTGCCGAAtcttaggaagaagaaaagcatccGCCAACCTATTGCTGGTTATCTCCCCAAATTTGTGGACTGGAGAAGAAGAGGCTATGTGACTTCTGTGAAGAATCAG GGCACATGTAATTCTTGTTGGGCTTTTTCTGTGGCTGGTGCCATAGAAGGACAGATGTTCAGGAAAACAGGCAAACTGATCCCACTGAGCCCACAAAACCTATTGGACTGTTCTAGACTTGAAGGGAATTTCGGCTGTTTTAAGGGCAGCACATTCTTTGCTTTAAAGTATGTGTGGAAAAATGGAGGTCTGGAGGCTGAGTCAACCTATCCATATGAAGGACGG GAAGGGCACTGCCGATACCTCCCTGAACGCTCTGCAGCTAGAATCACTGGCTTTTCGTTTGTCTCAAACACTGAGGAAGACTTAATGCGTGCTGTAGCAACTATAGGGCCCATCTCTGTCGGCATTGATGCTAGACATGAATCTTTCAGGTTTTATAGGGGAG GCATTTATTATGAGCCAAAGTGCAGCAGTAATATTATCAACCATTCTGTACTGGTAGTCGGCTATGGCTATGAAGGAAAAGAGTCAGATGGCTACAAATATTGGCTGATAAAGAACAG TCA